The Staphylococcus haemolyticus region TACGTCTTTCTCGTTCTAGTTCTTCTAGATACGCAAGATATTTCTTTTTATGAAAATAATCAATCAAAGCAAAGACTTTCTGTTCGATGTTAGTGGGCAAAGCCATACTATACTTTTTAAAATCATTAATTAATTCAATATTCTTTCTCGTAATAGGCTTTGATGAATTCGAATTAAAATCTTTCACATCTAACTCAGAGATCGTAGTCCACTCTTTATACATGTTTATAACTTTAAAATGATGCTCTGAATCATTCATTAATTTCTCATGATTTAAGAGTATATCATCCAACCAATCATCTAACAGAAATATATTCTTTCTAACCTGATATGCAATACGATTTGGAATGCCACTATGTTCTTTAAAATGTTCAATCCCAAGTTTCATAATTGTGTCTTTTGACTTTGATCGAAGTATATATTGATACTTTAATTCTTTTCCGCATTCACAATATAACGGCGTATCATTACAACACGTTCGGTAATTTTCATTTACTTTAAAGTCGATAAGTTCCCACTCTTCTGAATAGCGATACATATCATTGATTAATATATTCTTTTTTCTGTATTTATAATACTTAAACAGTATTTCTCTTTGGTTATCAGTTAATTGACTGATTAAAGCATGTCTATGTTTCTCGTTATTCACATATCTCAAATAACCACCTCTTCTACTTAAAAGGTTAACTTTAGTTCATTACACATTAATGTGATGGTTTGATTTTCTATGTTAGCATATGTAAAAAAGAGATATGACTAATCACTCATTAATCATATCTCTTTATCAACACTATGATATTCAATTATAATGCCTAGTCTCATAGCAGACGGCTACTACTGTACATGATTTTGTTTTTTAAAGTCCACGCATGGTCGTTGACTTAATTATATTATAATATTTTTATATAATAAATAAAACATTTATATGTATTAACCTAGAAACGTTTAAATACAAAACAAAAAACCTATAACCACAAGGGTTATAGGCTATATAGTGGAGACGGCGGGATTCGAACCCGCGTCCAGAGGTCCTGATACACACCTTTCTACGTGTGTAGTCTATTGATGAATTTCGCATAATAGTAAGCAACAGACAACCAGTATTATGCTAGTTTGATTGGATTTCTTCTAAACAGACTTCAAACGGCAGTGTTTAGCATATCCTACTAGGGTTGAATCGCGTTAACAGCACGTAGGAGATGCTGTTAGGCGATGCAGAGTGCTATTACGCAGCTACTGCGAAATTATTGTTTGATTTGTCAGTTATATTTACTGAAATGTGTTGATGTCGGAGACAACCCTCCGACACGCTTAATGTGCTCGAGGGACCCCTGTCGAATCCAAAAACGCCCCCGTAATAAAATTTATAAATCATTACAATACGTAGTGACTGACTGAACTAAGAAAGCAATATATAAAGCAATTCTTAGTTCTAGTCATTCATACTAAAGTGAAATAACACAATCGAAAGAATCCTACTTCACTCTCTATCTAACGTATTTTTTTATTCACAACATCAGTTATCATACCAAATAGCACCAGATTAAGCAACAAACACGCTTAATAACGGTCTTTGATTGCACGATCAACATCACGTTTCATTGCTTTATCTTTTAAAGCTTGACGTTTATCATGTATTTTCTTACCACGTGCTACGCCTAATAAGACTTTACATTGACCATGTTTTAAATAAAGTTTTAATGGAATAAGTGAATAGCCAATTTCTCTCGTACGTTCGCCAAGTTTAATAATTTCCTTCTTATGAAGTAATAACTTTCTAGAACGTAAAGGGTCATGATTGAAACGGTTACCTTCCTCATAAGGTGCAATGTGCATATTATTAATGAACATCTCGCCACGTTTAACTTGCGCATAGCTATCTTTCAAATTGGCACTACCACGACGAATAGATTTAATCTCTGTTCCCTTTAAAGCAATACCCGCTTCAATTGTATCTTCAATATTATAATCATGTCTGGCTTTACGGTTTTCAGCTAGTGTGCCGGGTGATTTCGTTTTCTTCTTAGCCATTAATCTGTGTCACCTCTTTGCTGATTATTTTTTCTTACGACGTGATTTTTTCTTCACACTTTTATCTTTATAGAATGGTTTGTGATTCGTTTTACCTTGTTTATCACGACTACGTTGGTTTTTACCTTTTCGTTGCTTGCGCTTTTTCTTCTTGCCTTTATGATCATCATCTTTAAATTTATCTAAGGACTTGCCACGTGTTTTAGCTTGAATCGTTTTACCTCTCGATGGTCGTTGACTTCGATCATTTTTTGGCAATGGCATACCAACAATTTGGAAATCAATTATTCGTTCATCTACATCGACATGTGTGACTTTCACTGTAACTTGATCGCCTATACGGAATACTTTTGCTTGACGCTCACCAATAAGTGCCATTTGACGTTCATCAAATTGATAATAATCATCTGTCATATTTGAAATATGAACCATACCTTCAATTGTGTTAGGTAGTTCGATAAACATACCGAAATTTGCAGCAGAGCTTACAATACCTTCAAATTCATCACCGATATGTTGAATCATATACTCAGCTTTTTTCAATTCATCAGTATCTCGTTCTGCTTCAATTGCACGACGTTCACGTTGAGACGTGTGCTCAGCTAATTCAGGTAATTTATCTTCCCATTTGTGTAATTCTTTGTTATTCATTGAATTATCGATAAGATATTTTCGAATTAAACGATGAACTGTTAAGTCCGGATAACGTCTAATAGGTGATGTGAAATGCGTATAATATTCTGCTGATAAACCAAAGTGACCTAAGTTTGTATCATCATAATGTGCTTGTTGCATTGAACGTAACATCATTGTTGAGATAACCATTTGTTCAGTGCGACCTTCAACTTCTTCTTGGATAGATTGTAATGTTGAAGGATGAATATCTTCACCCGTACCTTTAATCATAATTCCAAAGTTTGTAATAAAGTCGAAGAACTGTCTTAAACGATCTGATTTTGGTTGTTCGTGAACACGGTAAATGAAAGGAACTTCAAGTTTATTGAAATGTTCTGCCACCGTTTCGTTAGCAGCTAACATAAATGATTCAATTAAACGTTCACCTTCGCCTCGCTCACGTAAAACCACATCAGTTGGTAAGCCTTCGTTATTCACTAACACTTTAGCTTCACTAATATCAAAGTCAATTTCACCACGACGTTTACGCATTTGGATTAAACGATTTGATAAATCTTGTGCTAAATCAAGCATTGGTGTAATTTCTTGATACTGCTTACGCACGTCAGGGTCCTTTTCAGTGATAATTTGATTAACCGCATCATAAGTCATTCTGTAATTAGAATGGATGACACTATCAAAAATGTCATGTTTAACCACTTCGCCTCGTTCATTGATTTCCATACGACAACTTAGTGTTAAGCGATCAACTTCTGGGTTCAATGAACAAATACCGTTACTTAATCGGTGTGGAATCATTGGAATCACTCGGTCTACTAAATAAACACTTGTCGCTCTATCGTAAGCTTCTTTATCAAGTGCTGAGTCTTCTTTAACATAGTAGCTGACATCCGCAATACTTACAGTTAATTCAGTGTGACCATTTTTTAATTTTTTTACACTAATAGCATCGTCTAAGTCTTTTGCGTCTGCACCATCAATGGTAATAGTTAACTCGTCACGCAAGTCTGTACGACCTTTAATTTCATCAGGCTTAATCTCTTCAGGGACCGCTTCGGCTTCTTTCAATACATTATCAGGGAATTCGATTTCGATACCGTGCTGATAAATGATTGATAAGATATCTACTCCTGGGTCATTTTTATGGCCTAGAATCGCAAATATATGTCCTTCAGGATTATCTGTACCATCTGCATACTTCGTAATTTGAACGAGTACTTTATGACCATCTACCGCACCAAGACTTTGACCTTTCGGAATGAAGATGTCTTGCATAATGCGTTTATCATCTGGGATAACAAAGCCAAAATGTTTCGCTTCACTATAGGTACCGACTACTTGAGTGACAGAATGTTTCTCGATTGATTTAACTTCGCCTTCAATTTTACCTTTATGCTCTCCTTTAGACTTCTGTATTTCTACAATAACTGTATCACCATCTAATGCGCGATTAATCTTAGTTGGTGGAATAAAGATATCATCCATATCTTCTTGTTCAGGACGTAGGAATGCAAAGCCCTTCTTATTTTGACTTAATGTCCCTTTAATTAACTTAGAATTTGAACTTTTATGCGATTGTTTGCGTTGGTATCTATCTGTTTTAGTTCGTTCAACTAAACCTGCTTGTTCAAGTTCTACTAGCACCTTTATTAAATCTCTAAACGAGTCGGCACTATTAAGACCTAAAGCATCTTGAAAATCAGATACCGACATCGGTTCGTAATCAGGTTGCTTTATGATTTCTTCAATGGATTGCTTTAAATTCATCATGCCCCTCCTTTCTTCTTTCGTTTAATTTTTTTAAATTTATTATTCAGACCAATCTAAAGATTCTAAGAAACTGTATACATCTTCGAATACTTGTTCTTTTTCTTTATCGATTGTAATGACATGACCTGAATTCGCATACCATTTGATGTCTTTTTCATCTGAGTCGACATTCTCGTATATATAATTTGCTGATTGAGGATTAATCATTTCATCATTTTCAGCTTGTACTACTAAAATTGGATCTAACACTTCATCGATTTCGTTTCTAACGTTATTTAATGTTTCGCTTAACTCTTTTAACGTTTCAGTAGGATGGAAGTCTTCCATTTCTTTATCAATCGTTGCTTGATCTTTGCCTTCATATTTTTTGAAGTTTCTTGCATATTCTAAAAAGCCTTCGTATATAGCACCTTGCGTTTTACCTTCAGCGGGTGCACACATAGTTACAATACCCTTTACAGGACGATTTAAGCTCAATTTCAATGCGAATACACCACCGAGAGATAAGCCTGCTACGGCAATGTCTTCATAGCCTTGGTCTACTAAATAATCATAACCATCAAGCACATCTTTAAACCATACATGTGGGCTTGATTTTAGAATTTCTTCAGGTGGTGCAGCATGCCCTTCGTATTGAGGCGCATAAGAAGTGTAGCCTTTCTTCTGTAAGAATCTCCCTAATTGTCTTACGTCTGATGAATTACCTGTAAATCCATGTAGAAGTAAGACTGCTCGTTTCCCTTCCTCAAAGAAAAACGGTTGTGGTAATTTAATTTGCATTCAAAATCCCTCTTCCATTATTATCTCAAAATTATTCTTGCGTTATATTTTTTAATTCAAATACAATGCTTCGTATTAATATTATAATTAACTAAATATTCCCTTACTATCTCGGAAATATGCATTATTTAAAATCGGACCTTAGGTCTCCTGACTAAATATCAATGACGTCGTCCGTCACTATTCATTATAAATAAAAAAGCCCGACATTAACATCGTCGGACCTTATAAACCAAAGTAACTGATACCAATCATTATTAAAAAGAAAATGACTGCTAAAATAATTGTTAATCTATGCAAGAATAAATCGACGCCACGTTGTTTTTGTTTACCAAATAACTGTTCTGCGCCACCACTAATAGCACCTGAAAGTCCATTACTTTTACCTTCTTGGAGTAATACAACAGTGATTAATGCAATACAATCAATAATTAATAGTACTATGAAAAGTGTATGCATGAAAATTGTCCTCCATTCATTATATACGTTCCGAATTATATCATATACTAGTCTTTATAATCAATGACTATCGATTAAACGTACTCTTACGGATGATTGAAATAACTAGCATGTATAATGCTAATACTGTAGAGCCCACAATTACGATTATAATAGGAATAATAAACAACACTGATTTAGCTGTTATTATCGCATTAATAACCATAGTTACGTTTACTAATGTAAATAATACATTTGAAACATAGACTGCAAACATAAACCACCACAGATATTTATGTCGATTCCATAATGCAATGACACCTGCTAAATATGCCAATATATACATAATGCCAGTATATCTAAAGCTATTTAATATATTAGCTACTGCACTATCACTTGCTTTCTGTCCTGCCTGTGATAATAGTGTCTTAGCTGTTAACGTATCTAATGCAATAAAGTTATGGATGATCAATAAAATACATAAAATTAAAGAACTGTAGCCTATTAATTTACCTGCATTGCGTTCTCTTTGACTAGGTTGATTAAGTTGATTCTCCATCTTTATTTCTCCTTCTTTTATATACATAACTATTATATCAGTTTGTATACCTAAATTAAATCTGTTCCATGTTCGTCAAGAATCATTAGTAGGTTAGATATATATGATAAAAGCTACATTAATGATTTTGTCATTATGATTTCACAATTTAGTTAATCACTTACATTGTTTAATAATTAAAAAACCTGCCACAGTCTCAACTCTGTGACAGGTAATACATAAGCGTGAACTCTATTATTGTTTTAAATAGGTTAAATTATTAGACTTATTTGTCTAAGTTGTAGAATGATTTGATACCATCGAATTTAGCAGTTTCAAATAATTCATCTTCAATACGTAATAATTGATTGTATTTAGCAATACGGTCAGTTCTTGATAATGAACCAGTTTTAATTTGACCAGCATTAGTAGCTACTGCGATATCAGAGATTGTAGTATCTTCTGTTTCACCTGAACGGTGAGAAACTACTGCAGTATATCCAGCTTTTTGAGCCATTTCGATTGCTTCGAAAGTTTCTGTTAGAGTACCAATTTGGTTAACTTTGATTAAGATTGAGTTACCAATACCTTGTTCAATACCTCTAGAAAGAATTTCAGTGTTAGTTACGAATAAATCGTCACCTACTAATTGAACTTTATCACCAATACGATTAGTTAATTGTTTCCAACCGTCCCAGTCATTTTCATCCATACCATCTTCGATAGTGATGATTGGGTATTTACCAATTAATTCTTCTAAGTAGTCAACTTGTTCAGCTGCGCTACGTTTTGCACCATGTTCACCTTCGAATTTAGTGTAATCATATACGCCATTTTCGTAGAATTCAGATGATGCACAGTCAAATCCTAAGAATACATCTTCACCAGGTTTGTAACCTGCTTTTTCGATAGCTTTAATGATTGTTTCTACAGCATCTTCAGTACCTTCAAATTTAGGAGCGAAACCACCTTCGTCACCTACTGCTGTTTCTAAACCACGCTCACTTAAGATTGATTTTAAGTTATGGAAGATTTCAGCACCCCAACGTAATGCTTCTTTGAATGATTCTGCACCTGTTGGTAAAATCATGAATTCTTGGAATGCGATTGGTGCGTCTGAGTGAGAACCACCATTAACGATGTTCATCATAGGAACTGGTAATTGTTTACCGTTGAATCCACCTAAATATTTGTATAAAGGTTGACCTAATAAGTCTGCTGCTGCACGTGCAACTGCGATAGATACACCTAAAATAGCGTTTGCACCTAATTTACCTTTGTTAGGTGTACCGTCTAATTGAATCATCATTTTATCAATAGATACTTGATCTAATACTGAAAATTCACCTTCAACGATTTCTGGTGCAATAATTTCGTTAACATTTTCAACAGCTTTAGTAACACCTTTACCGCTATAACGTGATTTATCTCCATCACGTAATTCAACTGCTTCGTGTTCACCTGTAGAAGCACCTGATGGCACTAATGCACGACCGAAAGCACCGCTTTCAGTTAATACTTCAACTTCAACTGTTGGGTTACCACGTGAGTCTAAGACTTCGCGAGCATAAACATCTGTAATAATTGGCATGTGAAAAATCTCCTTTAATTTAGATTCTAAAGCTATTATAGCTTGATTTAATCTTTAAATAAAATATTTATATCAGATAAGGACTGAATCCCTAAAGTTTCAAATATCGCATTAGGGATTACAATGTTCTTACCATTTATAACTGTACTAATTTTTAGTGTTTAATAAGTGATTCACCAGTCATGTCTGATGGTTGATCTACATTTAATAAATCTAATAGTGTTGGTGCTAAATCTCCTAGACGACCAGTTTCACGTAATGTAACGCCTTCTTTAGTTACAATAACAGGAACCGGATTAGTCGTATGAGTAGTCATTGGTTGATCATCATCTGTTAATACTTGGTCAGAGTTACCATGGTCAGCTGTAATAATTGCATAACCATTCATGTCTAAGATTTTATCAACAACTTCACCTAAGCATTCATCCACTGCTTCAATTGCTTTAATCGTTGGTTCTAACATACCACTATGTCCAACCATATCAGGGTTAGCAAAGTTTAAGATAATTAAATCTAAATCACCTTTATCTAACTCTTCTAATAACGCATCTTTAACTTCATACGCACTCATTTCTGGTTTTAAATCGTAAGTCGCTACTTTTGGTGAATCGATTAAACGACGACGCTCACCTTCAAATTCTTCATTACGTCCACCACTCATAAAGTACGTTACATGTGGATATTTTTCAGTTTCAGCAATACGTAATTGTTTTAAGTTGTTATTTTGAGCAACTTCACCAATTGTGTTTGTTAAATCCACTTTCTCGAAGACAACTTCAGCATCTACATTATCATTATATTTAGTAAATGTTGCGTAGAATAAATCGTTGACTTGTTCTACTTTGAAACCATCAAAGGCTTTGTTAGTAAATACTTCTGACAACTGAGCTGCTCTATCAGGGCGGAAGTTGAAAAAGATAACTGCATCTCCATCATTGATGCCATTATTTTGACCTTCAACGATAAATGGTTCTACGAATTCATCTGTTAAATCATTAGCGTAGTTAGCTTCAACGCCTTCTTTTGCTGAAGCATAAGTAGGCCCTTCAAAGTTACGGATAGCATTATATGCTTTTTGTTCACGGTCCCAACGTTTGTCACGGTCCATTGCATAATAACGACCAGAAATAGATGCGAATTGACCTACACCTAATGATTTAAATTTGGCTTCTGTGTCTTCAATATATTTTAGTGCTGATTTTTGGTCTACGTCACGACCGTCTAAGAATGCATGTACATAAACTTTATCTAAACCTTTTTGTTTAGCAAGATCTAACAATGCAAATAGATGTTGGTAATGACTGTGTACACCACCATCAGATAGTAATCCAAAGACATGTAATGCAGAATCATGCTCATTAACATGTTGCACGGCGTTATTTAACACATCATTTTCAAAGAAATCGCCATCTGCGATTGATTTATTGATACGTGTCAAACTTTGGTAAACAATACGTCCTGCACCAATGTTCATATGACCAACTTCTGAGTTGCCCATTTGGCCTTCTGGAAGACCTACGTCTAAACCACTTGCTTCAATTTGTGTAGTTGGATATTTACTGTAATAGCGGTCAAAATTTGGTTTATGCGCTTGTTTCACAGCATTACCATGTTCACTTTCACGATTAGCGAAACCATCTAAAATGATTAAAGCTGTCGGTTGTTTAGCCATAATTATTTTGCACCTTCTAACAATTGTACGAAATCTTCAACTTTTAATGATGCGCCACCTACTAATGCACCATCAATGTCAGATTGAGCCATGTATTCTTTAACGTTGTTAGGTTTAACACTACCACCGTATTGAATACGTGTTGCGTCAGCAACATCTTGACTAGCCACTTTCGCTACTGTTTTACGCACGTGAGCACACATTTCATTAGCATCATCAGAAGTAGCTGATTTACCAGTACCGATTGCCCAAATTGGTTCGTATGCAATAACAACTTCTTTAAGTTGCTCTTCTGATAAACCTTCTAATGCTTTTTCAACTTGATTGCTAACGATTTCATTAGCTTTGCCATTTTCGCGTTCTTCATCTGTTTCACCAACACAAATAATTGGTGTCATGCCATGATTAAATACCGCATGTGCTTTTTTATTCACATCTTCATCTGTTTCATGGAATAATTCACGACGTTCTGAGTGTCCAATAACTACGTATTTAACACCTAAGTCAGCTAATGCCACTGGAGAAGTTTCTCCTGTGAATGCACCATTATCTTCAAAATAAGTGTTTTGAGCACCAATTTTTAATCCTTTTGCTTTGCCATCATTCACTAATGAAATTAGTGCATCTAATTGAATTGTTGGTGCACAAATTACTGATTCAACTTCTTTTTCATCAGGTAATGTTGGTAAATTATTAACGAAGTCTTTAGCTTCTTTAACTGTTTTGTTCATTTTCCAGTTACCAGCTATGATTGGTTTTCTCATTGATTACACTCCTATATATTTAAAATTGTAATTTTAGCATTAAATAAATTTTTAAGACGTAAAGTCTTATTCTTTATACATTTTCCCTTGAAAATGCTTAGAAAAACGTACACCTTTTATAAGGTGATTATTTATCATTAATTGCTTTAATTCCTGGTAATTCAATACCTTCAAGGTATTCTAATGATGCACCGCCGCCAGTAGAAATGTGTGTGAAGTCATCTTCAAAACCTAAAGAAATTGCAGCAGCTGCTGAGTCACCACCACCGATAATTGTAGTAGCGTCTTTTAAGTTAGCAATGGCTTTACATACACCGATTGTACCTTGAGCAAAGTTACTAAATTCAAATACACCCATAGGTCCATTCCATACTACTGTATGTGCACCTTCTAATTCTTTAGAGAATAATTCAACAGTTTTAGGGCCAACGTCCATTGCTTCTTGATCAGAAGGGATGTTATCAATTGATACTTCAGTAATTTCAGCGTCATTTGAGAATTCTTTCGCAACTTTCGCATCTACTGGTAAAACAATTTGATCGCCGTTACTTTCAAGTAATTCTTTAGCAAAGTCGATTTTGTCTTCTTCTAGTAAAGATAAACCAATTTCTTTACCTTGTGCTTTTAAGAAAGTATACGCCATTCCACCACCAATAAGAATTTTATCAGCGATATTTACTAAGTTTTTAATAACACCAATTTTGTCAGATACTTTTGCGCCACCTAAAATTGCAACTACTGGTTTATGTGGGTCGTTAACAACACCACCGATAAATTTAATTTCTTTTTCCATTAAATAACCAGCCGCTGTTTCTAAATGAGTTGAAATACCAACGTTAGATGCATGTTCACGGTGAGCTGTACCGAAAGCATCATTTACAAATACATCGCCTAGTGATGCCCAATATTTACCTAATTTAGAATCATTTTTAGATTCTTTTTTTCCATCTAAATCTTCGAAACGTGTATTTTCAACTAATAATACATCGCCTTCACTTAAGTTTTTGATAGCTGATTCTAATTTTTCACCACGTGTTTCAGGTACGAAAGTAACTTCTTTACCTAATTTTTCAGATAAAGCATCAGCAACAGGTTTTAATGTAAGACCTTCTTTATCACTTTCTTGTTTAACTTTTCCTAAGTGAGAAAATAGTACTAATTTACCACCTTGTTCGATGATATATTTAATTGTTGGTAAAGCCTGAACAATACGGTTATCATTTGTGATCTTACCGTCTTTTAAAGGTACATTGAAATCAGCACGTTCTAAAACAACTTTCCCTTTTAAATCTAAATCAGAAACAATTTTCTTTGCCATTATAATTTCCTCCTCTAAATAGGAATTACTAATATAAAAATAAGCGGAGAAGCGTTAGTGCTCCCCGCTTACTCATAAGCTAACTTATTTCAATAATTTGTACAAGTGTACTGTGAATAGTACATCCATACTGAGCACAAGTTTATTTAACTATGCTTCTAAATTATTTAGATAATTCTGCTAAATATTCTAAAGTACGAACTAATTGAGCAGTGTAAGACATTTCGTTGTCATACCAAGCTGCAACTTTAACTAATTGACGGTCACCAACAGACATTACACGAGTTTGAGTAGCATCGAATAATGAACCGTAAGTCATGCCAACTACGTCAGAAGAAACGATTTCGTCTTCAGTGTAACCAAATGATTCGTTTGAAGCGTTTTTCATTGCTTTGTTAACGTCTTCAACAGTAACGTCTTTTTCTAATACAACTGTCACTTCAGTTAATGAACCTGTAGCAACTGGTACACGTTGAGCACCACCGTCTAATTTACCATCGATTTCAGGAATAACTTTACCGATTGCTTTTGCAGCACCTGTTGAGTTAGGTACGATGTTTTGAGCTGCTGCACGTGCACGACGTTTGTCACCTTTTTTATGTGGACCGTCTTGAGTCATTTGGTCACCAGTGTATGCGTGAATAGTTGTCATTAAACCTTCAACTAAACCAAATTCATCACTTAATACTTTAGCAACTGGTGCTAATGAGTTAGTAGTACATGATGCACCTGAAACAACTGTTTCTGAACCATCTAAGTCATTGTGGTTAGTGTTGAATACGATTGTTTTTACATCACCTTGAGCTGGTGCAGAGATTAATACTTTTTTAGCACCTGCATTGATGTGTGCTTCTGCTTTTTCTTTATCTGTATAGAAACCAGTACATTCTAATACTACGTCGATATCTAAATCGCCCCAAGGTAATTTGCTTGCATCTGGTTCTTCGTATGATTTAACTTCTTTACCATTTACGCGGAAACCACCATCAACAACTTCAACTTCTCCTGTGAAACGACCTTGCATAGTGTCATATTTTAATAAATGAGCTAACATTTCGTCGTCTGTTAAGTCGTTTACTGCAACTACTTCAATACCTTCTACGTCTTGAATTCTTCTAAATGCTAAACGACCAATTCTACCAAAACCATTAATTGCTACTTTTACTGCCATTATAATGGCCTCCTTTAAAATGATATTTAAAAAGCTTTAAACTTTTTATTACTAATTTAATATTACCTTTGCTGCTGCTTCATCAGTAATTAAAACTGTATTTTTAGGTGCAATACTTAAGTAAGCTTTAATTGCTTCACCTTTAGATTGTCCACCTGCAACAGCGAAAATAAAATCTTTGGTTTCTAAATCTTCAAGTTGTAGTCCTATTGTCTTTACTTTATAGACTACATTTCCTTGAGTGTCAAAATAGTAACCGAAAGCTTCTGCGACGGCTTGATGATGTTGAAGGCTTTCAATCACCTGTTCTGACGATTGTCTACGATACGCCATCTTCAGCGCATCACCAATACCGTGAATTGTTATATTTGCTTGTTTAATTTTATCTAATGTATGAACCACAGAGGGTTCCATCAGAAGTGTATTATACGTTGATTCACTTACATTATCTGGTACATAAAGTGTTGTATAATAACCACCTGTTTGTTGCGCCATGCTCGCTGAAATCGTGTTAGCTTGATAAATAACATTCTCACCAAGGCCACCACGAGCTGGTACGAAAAATACATTGAATGGTAGAAGATGCATGGCTCGGCTTACATTTGCCATTGTTGAACCACCTGTTACCGAAACAATAGCGTCTTCATATAAGATGTTTTCCAATAATTGTCCAGCTTGTCTTCCCATTTCAGATTTAACATTTTCTTGAGCATCTGCATCACCAGGTATTACGTGAACTTCTTTAATACCAAAAGTT contains the following coding sequences:
- the smpB gene encoding SsrA-binding protein SmpB; the encoded protein is MAKKKTKSPGTLAENRKARHDYNIEDTIEAGIALKGTEIKSIRRGSANLKDSYAQVKRGEMFINNMHIAPYEEGNRFNHDPLRSRKLLLHKKEIIKLGERTREIGYSLIPLKLYLKHGQCKVLLGVARGKKIHDKRQALKDKAMKRDVDRAIKDRY
- the rnr gene encoding ribonuclease R, whose amino-acid sequence is MNLKQSIEEIIKQPDYEPMSVSDFQDALGLNSADSFRDLIKVLVELEQAGLVERTKTDRYQRKQSHKSSNSKLIKGTLSQNKKGFAFLRPEQEDMDDIFIPPTKINRALDGDTVIVEIQKSKGEHKGKIEGEVKSIEKHSVTQVVGTYSEAKHFGFVIPDDKRIMQDIFIPKGQSLGAVDGHKVLVQITKYADGTDNPEGHIFAILGHKNDPGVDILSIIYQHGIEIEFPDNVLKEAEAVPEEIKPDEIKGRTDLRDELTITIDGADAKDLDDAISVKKLKNGHTELTVSIADVSYYVKEDSALDKEAYDRATSVYLVDRVIPMIPHRLSNGICSLNPEVDRLTLSCRMEINERGEVVKHDIFDSVIHSNYRMTYDAVNQIITEKDPDVRKQYQEITPMLDLAQDLSNRLIQMRKRRGEIDFDISEAKVLVNNEGLPTDVVLRERGEGERLIESFMLAANETVAEHFNKLEVPFIYRVHEQPKSDRLRQFFDFITNFGIMIKGTGEDIHPSTLQSIQEEVEGRTEQMVISTMMLRSMQQAHYDDTNLGHFGLSAEYYTHFTSPIRRYPDLTVHRLIRKYLIDNSMNNKELHKWEDKLPELAEHTSQRERRAIEAERDTDELKKAEYMIQHIGDEFEGIVSSAANFGMFIELPNTIEGMVHISNMTDDYYQFDERQMALIGERQAKVFRIGDQVTVKVTHVDVDERIIDFQIVGMPLPKNDRSQRPSRGKTIQAKTRGKSLDKFKDDDHKGKKKKRKQRKGKNQRSRDKQGKTNHKPFYKDKSVKKKSRRKKK
- a CDS encoding alpha/beta hydrolase; this encodes MQIKLPQPFFFEEGKRAVLLLHGFTGNSSDVRQLGRFLQKKGYTSYAPQYEGHAAPPEEILKSSPHVWFKDVLDGYDYLVDQGYEDIAVAGLSLGGVFALKLSLNRPVKGIVTMCAPAEGKTQGAIYEGFLEYARNFKKYEGKDQATIDKEMEDFHPTETLKELSETLNNVRNEIDEVLDPILVVQAENDEMINPQSANYIYENVDSDEKDIKWYANSGHVITIDKEKEQVFEDVYSFLESLDWSE
- the secG gene encoding preprotein translocase subunit SecG; the encoded protein is MHTLFIVLLIIDCIALITVVLLQEGKSNGLSGAISGGAEQLFGKQKQRGVDLFLHRLTIILAVIFFLIMIGISYFGL
- the eno gene encoding surface-displayed alpha-enolase, with product MPIITDVYAREVLDSRGNPTVEVEVLTESGAFGRALVPSGASTGEHEAVELRDGDKSRYSGKGVTKAVENVNEIIAPEIVEGEFSVLDQVSIDKMMIQLDGTPNKGKLGANAILGVSIAVARAAADLLGQPLYKYLGGFNGKQLPVPMMNIVNGGSHSDAPIAFQEFMILPTGAESFKEALRWGAEIFHNLKSILSERGLETAVGDEGGFAPKFEGTEDAVETIIKAIEKAGYKPGEDVFLGFDCASSEFYENGVYDYTKFEGEHGAKRSAAEQVDYLEELIGKYPIITIEDGMDENDWDGWKQLTNRIGDKVQLVGDDLFVTNTEILSRGIEQGIGNSILIKVNQIGTLTETFEAIEMAQKAGYTAVVSHRSGETEDTTISDIAVATNAGQIKTGSLSRTDRIAKYNQLLRIEDELFETAKFDGIKSFYNLDK
- the gpmI gene encoding 2,3-bisphosphoglycerate-independent phosphoglycerate mutase, translated to MAKQPTALIILDGFANRESEHGNAVKQAHKPNFDRYYSKYPTTQIEASGLDVGLPEGQMGNSEVGHMNIGAGRIVYQSLTRINKSIADGDFFENDVLNNAVQHVNEHDSALHVFGLLSDGGVHSHYQHLFALLDLAKQKGLDKVYVHAFLDGRDVDQKSALKYIEDTEAKFKSLGVGQFASISGRYYAMDRDKRWDREQKAYNAIRNFEGPTYASAKEGVEANYANDLTDEFVEPFIVEGQNNGINDGDAVIFFNFRPDRAAQLSEVFTNKAFDGFKVEQVNDLFYATFTKYNDNVDAEVVFEKVDLTNTIGEVAQNNNLKQLRIAETEKYPHVTYFMSGGRNEEFEGERRRLIDSPKVATYDLKPEMSAYEVKDALLEELDKGDLDLIILNFANPDMVGHSGMLEPTIKAIEAVDECLGEVVDKILDMNGYAIITADHGNSDQVLTDDDQPMTTHTTNPVPVIVTKEGVTLRETGRLGDLAPTLLDLLNVDQPSDMTGESLIKH